A stretch of the Hydrogenimonas thermophila genome encodes the following:
- a CDS encoding metal ABC transporter permease, producing the protein SEMYVKSLSSMMIISIILSIIYIIAGLFLAYWYDLSTGASVILVAVLGTIILYMVKWSKN; encoded by the coding sequence AGTGAAATGTATGTTAAATCACTTAGTAGTATGATGATTATTTCTATCATACTCTCTATTATCTATATCATTGCTGGACTATTCTTGGCATACTGGTATGACCTTTCAACAGGTGCTTCAGTAATTTTGGTTGCAGTATTAGGTACAATTATTTTATATATGGTTAAATGGAGTAAAAATTAA